Proteins from one Staphylococcus sp. IVB6214 genomic window:
- a CDS encoding heptaprenylglyceryl phosphate synthase: MYDIKQWRHIFKLDPAKAISDKDLEALCMSKTDAIMIGGTDDVTEDNVIQLMSRVRRYPLPLVLEVSNLESIMPGFDFYFVPTVLNSTDVKFHNGLLHEALKQYGHMINFEELIFEGYVVLNAESKVATLTSATTNLEVEDVEAYAQMANDVYHLPVLYLEYSGQYGDPDTVQAARHCLTDTQLFYGGGIDSFKRAEEMARIADTIIVGNVIYENIKEALKTTKIKERA, translated from the coding sequence ATGTACGATATAAAACAATGGCGTCATATATTTAAATTAGACCCAGCGAAAGCGATTTCTGATAAGGATTTGGAAGCACTTTGTATGTCAAAAACTGATGCAATTATGATCGGTGGTACGGATGATGTCACTGAAGATAATGTTATTCAGTTGATGAGTCGTGTGCGTCGATATCCACTCCCACTCGTGCTTGAGGTCTCAAATCTTGAGAGCATTATGCCGGGATTTGATTTTTATTTTGTACCAACTGTTTTGAATAGCACAGATGTCAAGTTTCACAATGGACTACTTCATGAAGCATTAAAACAATATGGGCATATGATTAACTTTGAAGAGCTCATCTTTGAAGGTTATGTCGTTTTGAACGCTGAGAGTAAAGTTGCAACGCTAACAAGTGCGACAACAAACTTAGAAGTTGAAGATGTTGAAGCTTATGCGCAAATGGCTAATGATGTCTACCATTTACCCGTACTCTATCTCGAATATAGTGGACAATATGGTGATCCGGATACAGTACAGGCAGCACGTCATTGTTTAACAGACACACAACTATTCTATGGTGGTGGCATTGATTCATTCAAGCGGGCTGAAGAAATGGCACGTATTGCAGACACCATTATTGTCGGCAATGTCATCTATGAAAACATAAAAGAAGCGCTAAAAACAACAAAAATAAAGGAGAGAGCATAA
- a CDS encoding M15 family metallopeptidase: MKKLFLAASIASLMLSACGTHDETDEPNKQQVAEKKEQHKVTRKDGVTYVDGHLLVNKKVSLPSDYAPGENAEARKQLDRMIQESRQDDVNLVFRSGFRSYETQQQLYRSYVSRDGEAAADKYSAKPGHSEHQSGLAFDVGSVDASDDFKTSFVKTPEGQWVKDHAHKYGFIIRYPEGKEAITGYQYEPWHLRYVGKELAQTIHNEETTLEEYFEVGQKETFFRLFFK, from the coding sequence ATGAAGAAATTATTTTTAGCAGCAAGTATCGCATCACTTATGTTATCAGCATGTGGGACACATGATGAGACAGATGAACCAAACAAGCAGCAAGTTGCTGAGAAAAAGGAACAGCACAAAGTGACACGAAAAGACGGTGTGACTTATGTAGACGGACATCTTCTAGTCAACAAGAAAGTGAGCCTTCCGAGTGATTATGCGCCGGGTGAAAATGCTGAAGCAAGAAAACAATTAGATCGAATGATTCAAGAAAGTCGTCAAGACGATGTGAATCTTGTATTTCGAAGTGGCTTTCGCTCTTATGAGACGCAACAACAATTGTATCGGAGTTATGTCTCAAGAGACGGAGAAGCAGCGGCTGACAAGTATAGTGCGAAACCCGGACATTCAGAACATCAATCAGGGCTTGCTTTTGATGTAGGTTCAGTTGACGCGAGCGATGACTTCAAAACATCGTTTGTTAAAACACCAGAAGGACAATGGGTCAAAGACCATGCGCATAAATATGGTTTTATCATTCGTTATCCTGAAGGGAAGGAAGCCATCACAGGATATCAATATGAACCGTGGCATTTGAGATATGTTGGAAAAGAATTAGCACAAACGATCCATAACGAAGAGACAACGCTAGAAGAATATTTTGAAGTTGGACAAAAAGAGACGTTTTTTCGTCTCTTTTTTAAATGA
- a CDS encoding YerC/YecD family TrpR-related protein: MQIEKLRGKALDELFDAILTLETREECYQFFDDLCTVNEIQSLSQRLQVAKMIKQGYTYATIEQESGASTATISRVKRSLQWGNDAYTMILERMNIETKK, from the coding sequence ATGCAAATTGAGAAGTTACGTGGAAAAGCACTAGATGAATTATTTGACGCTATCCTCACATTAGAAACACGCGAAGAATGCTATCAATTTTTTGATGATTTGTGTACAGTAAATGAAATTCAGTCATTATCACAACGTTTACAAGTTGCCAAAATGATTAAACAAGGCTACACTTATGCAACAATTGAACAGGAGTCAGGTGCATCAACGGCGACGATTTCACGTGTGAAACGCTCGTTACAGTGGGGGAATGACGCCTATACTATGATTTTAGAGCGAATGAATATTGAAACAAAAAAATAG
- the purB gene encoding adenylosuccinate lyase yields the protein MIERYSREEMSRIWTDQNRYEAWLEVEILASEAWSELGYIPKEDVKKIREHARVDVERAKEIEQETRHDVVAFTRQVSETLGEERKWVHYGLTSTDVVDTALSYQVKQANDIIEKDLERFIDVLAAKAKKYKTTLMMGRTHGVHAEPTTFGVKMALWYAEMQRNMERFKRVREEIEVGKMSGAVGTFANIPPEIEAYVCKHLGIAAAPVSTQTLQRDRHAYYIATLSLIATSLEKFAVEIRNLQKTETREVEEAFAKGQKGSSAMPHKRNPIGSENITGIARVIRGYITTAYENVALWHERDISHSSAERIMLPDVTIALDYALNRFTNIVDRLTVYEENMTENMNKTFGLIYSQRVLLALIDKGMVREEAYDTVQPKAMTSWETKTPFRELVEADPTITDKLSKEDLDMCFDPRHHLNQVDTIFKRVGLE from the coding sequence ATGATTGAACGTTACTCAAGAGAAGAAATGTCACGTATTTGGACAGACCAAAACCGCTATGAAGCATGGTTGGAAGTTGAGATTTTAGCGAGTGAAGCATGGAGCGAATTGGGCTATATCCCGAAAGAAGATGTAAAGAAAATTCGTGAGCATGCACGTGTAGATGTTGAACGTGCAAAAGAAATTGAACAAGAAACACGCCATGATGTTGTTGCGTTCACTAGACAAGTATCTGAAACATTAGGTGAAGAACGTAAATGGGTGCATTATGGGTTAACATCAACAGACGTTGTAGACACAGCATTAAGTTATCAAGTGAAACAAGCGAATGATATTATCGAAAAAGATTTAGAACGTTTTATTGACGTATTAGCGGCAAAAGCGAAAAAGTACAAAACAACGTTAATGATGGGACGTACACACGGTGTTCATGCAGAACCAACGACATTCGGTGTGAAGATGGCGTTGTGGTATGCAGAAATGCAACGTAATATGGAACGTTTCAAGCGTGTTCGTGAAGAAATTGAAGTGGGCAAAATGAGTGGTGCAGTCGGTACATTTGCCAACATTCCACCAGAAATCGAAGCGTACGTATGTAAACATCTTGGTATTGCGGCAGCTCCTGTTTCAACACAAACATTGCAACGTGATCGCCACGCGTATTACATTGCAACATTAAGTCTGATCGCAACATCTCTTGAAAAATTTGCGGTTGAAATCCGAAACCTACAAAAAACAGAAACACGTGAAGTCGAGGAAGCATTTGCAAAAGGACAAAAAGGTTCTTCAGCAATGCCGCATAAACGTAACCCAATCGGCTCAGAGAACATTACTGGAATTGCACGTGTCATCCGTGGTTATATCACAACAGCATATGAGAACGTTGCATTATGGCATGAACGTGATATTTCACATTCTTCTGCAGAACGTATCATGTTACCAGATGTCACGATTGCGTTAGACTATGCGTTGAACCGTTTTACAAATATTGTTGATCGTTTAACTGTTTATGAAGAAAATATGACCGAGAACATGAATAAAACATTCGGTCTTATTTATTCTCAACGTGTTTTACTGGCACTTATCGATAAAGGTATGGTAAGAGAAGAAGCTTATGATACCGTACAACCAAAAGCGATGACATCATGGGAAACGAAAACACCATTTAGAGAATTAGTAGAAGCAGACCCTACAATTACGGATAAACTTTCAAAAGAAGACTTAGATATGTGCTTTGACCCTAGACATCACCTTAATCAAGTTGATACAATATTTAAAAGAGTAGGTCTAGAATAG
- a CDS encoding NETI motif-containing protein: MKFQVEENETIQDCLARMKAAGYMPIKRFEKPVFKENKDGSVEVLRQEIIFTGKKIDHTES, encoded by the coding sequence ATGAAATTTCAAGTTGAAGAAAATGAAACGATACAAGATTGTTTGGCACGCATGAAAGCAGCTGGTTATATGCCAATCAAACGTTTTGAAAAGCCGGTATTTAAAGAGAATAAAGACGGTAGTGTAGAAGTGTTGAGACAAGAAATTATCTTTACCGGAAAGAAAATCGATCATACAGAATCTTAA
- the nadE gene encoding ammonia-dependent NAD(+) synthetase — protein sequence MNKMQAMIVNDMKVTPTIDSAETIETIKDFIKQYVKAHAFVRTLVLGISGGQDSTLAGKLVQLAVNELNETAEQPYTFIAVKLPYGTQRDADDVEDALNFIEPDRIVTVNIQPAVDQSVASLEAAGFTLTDFQKGNEKARERMKVQYAIAANTSGIVVGTDHSAENITGFFTKHGDGAADIAPLFGLNKRQGRQLLKYLGAAAHLYEKVPTADLEDDKPQLPDEVALGVTYNAIDDYLEGKTVSPEDAEVIERHFVRNAHKRELAYTRFTWPK from the coding sequence ATGAATAAAATGCAAGCAATGATTGTGAATGACATGAAAGTAACACCAACGATTGATAGTGCAGAAACGATTGAGACGATCAAAGACTTCATTAAACAATATGTGAAAGCACATGCATTTGTTAGGACACTCGTGCTCGGCATCTCGGGCGGACAAGATTCGACATTGGCAGGTAAACTAGTGCAACTTGCTGTCAACGAATTGAATGAAACAGCAGAGCAACCCTATACGTTTATCGCGGTGAAGTTACCATATGGTACCCAACGGGATGCAGATGATGTCGAGGATGCGCTTAATTTTATAGAACCTGACCGCATCGTAACGGTGAACATTCAACCGGCAGTCGATCAAAGTGTTGCATCGTTGGAGGCGGCCGGCTTCACGTTGACTGACTTTCAAAAAGGAAATGAAAAAGCACGTGAACGTATGAAGGTTCAATATGCAATTGCAGCCAATACTAGTGGCATTGTCGTAGGCACAGATCACTCCGCAGAAAATATTACAGGTTTTTTCACGAAGCATGGAGATGGAGCGGCAGACATTGCACCACTCTTTGGGTTGAATAAACGTCAAGGACGTCAGCTTTTGAAGTATTTAGGTGCGGCAGCACATTTATATGAAAAGGTGCCAACAGCAGACTTAGAAGATGATAAACCACAATTGCCGGACGAAGTAGCACTCGGTGTCACATACAATGCAATCGATGACTATTTAGAAGGCAAGACCGTGTCACCTGAAGATGCGGAAGTTATTGAACGCCATTTTGTAAGAAATGCACATAAACGTGAACTAGCATATACACGTTTTACATGGCCTAAATGA
- a CDS encoding nicotinate phosphoribosyltransferase — protein sequence MYQYDDDSLMLHNDLYQINMAESYWFDGIHERKAVFDIYFRKMPFGSGYAVFNGLRRVIEFVENCHFSHSDIDYLRSIGYQDDFLAYLKDLRFTGNIRSMQEGELCFNNEPLLRVEAPLIQAQLIETALLNIINFQTLISTKASLIKQVAPNDTLMEFGTRRAHEMDAAVWGARAAIIGGFDSTSNVRAGKLFDIPVSGTHAHAFVQTYGDEYVAFKKYAERHKNCVFLVDTFHTLKSGVPNAIRVAKELGDKINFIGIRLDSGDIAYLSKKARKMLDAAGFPDAKIIASNDLDESTISSLKAQGATVDSWGVGTKLITAYQQPALGAVYKMVAVENEKGEYVDRIKLSNNAEKVTTPGVKRVYRVINTKTNKAEGDYITLEHEDPNAESPLKMFHPIHTYKTKFIKQFKAVDLHQDIFKDGKLVYTCPSEKSAKAYLEDNLNLLWDENKRYLNPEEYPVDLSTACWENKQKRIFEVAEKVKEMEEAYE from the coding sequence ATGTATCAATATGATGATGATAGCTTGATGCTACACAATGACTTATACCAAATTAATATGGCGGAATCGTACTGGTTTGATGGCATTCACGAACGCAAAGCGGTATTCGATATCTACTTTAGAAAGATGCCATTCGGGAGTGGTTATGCTGTCTTTAATGGTTTGCGTAGAGTAATTGAATTTGTCGAGAATTGTCATTTCTCACATAGCGATATTGACTATTTAAGATCAATCGGCTATCAAGATGATTTCTTAGCTTATTTGAAAGATTTACGATTTACAGGAAATATTCGTTCCATGCAAGAAGGAGAGCTATGCTTTAACAATGAACCTTTACTGCGTGTGGAGGCACCGCTTATTCAAGCACAGCTTATTGAGACGGCTTTATTGAATATTATTAATTTCCAAACGCTCATCTCTACAAAAGCAAGTTTAATCAAACAAGTCGCACCGAATGATACCTTGATGGAGTTCGGAACACGTCGTGCACATGAAATGGATGCGGCTGTCTGGGGGGCACGTGCAGCAATTATTGGTGGATTTGATTCAACAAGTAATGTCCGTGCAGGTAAACTATTCGATATTCCAGTATCTGGTACGCATGCACATGCTTTTGTTCAAACATACGGTGATGAATATGTCGCATTTAAAAAGTATGCTGAGCGTCATAAAAATTGTGTTTTCTTAGTGGATACATTCCATACACTCAAATCAGGCGTACCAAACGCTATTCGTGTTGCGAAAGAATTGGGGGATAAAATCAACTTTATCGGAATTCGACTTGATTCGGGTGATATTGCATATTTATCAAAAAAAGCACGAAAAATGTTGGATGCAGCAGGATTTCCTGATGCGAAGATCATTGCATCGAATGACCTAGATGAGTCGACAATCTCCAGCTTGAAGGCACAGGGAGCCACTGTGGATTCATGGGGAGTTGGAACAAAGTTAATTACCGCATACCAACAACCTGCATTAGGCGCTGTGTACAAAATGGTTGCTGTTGAAAATGAAAAGGGCGAATACGTTGACCGTATTAAGCTGTCTAATAACGCTGAAAAAGTGACAACACCTGGTGTGAAGCGTGTTTATCGTGTCATTAATACGAAGACGAATAAGGCTGAAGGTGATTACATTACGTTAGAACATGAAGATCCAAATGCAGAATCACCATTGAAAATGTTCCATCCAATTCATACGTATAAAACTAAGTTCATCAAACAATTTAAAGCGGTTGATTTGCACCAAGATATTTTTAAAGATGGCAAACTTGTTTATACATGTCCATCGGAAAAATCTGCGAAAGCGTATTTGGAAGATAATCTGAACTTATTATGGGATGAAAACAAGCGTTATTTAAACCCAGAAGAGTATCCGGTTGACTTGAGTACGGCATGTTGGGAAAACAAGCAGAAACGTATCTTTGAAGTAGCAGAAAAGGTCAAAGAGATGGAGGAAGCATATGAATAA
- a CDS encoding nitric oxide synthase oxygenase, translated as MLQQARTFITDMYNELNLAEEACTERLASIEREIAETGTYRHTTEELTYGARVAWRQSNRCIGRLFWEKLTVKDARDIQDEDTFINAIHNHIEYATNGGRIKPTITIFAQSDIPGPKIFNNQLIRYAGYADKGDPAEREITQLAEHLGWRGKGTDFDILPLIYQLPNQPIKYHTYPESLIMEVPIQHKNYPKVSALGLKWYAVPIISSMDLKIGGITYPTVPFNGWYMVNEIAVRNFTDSYRYNLLETFAEAMGFDNLRNTSFNKDRVMVEINDAVYQSFRQAGVSMVDHLTASKQFEQFEHNETQQGRTVTGKWSWLAPPLSPTLTSNYHHGYRNEVREPNFFYKEKTTSGCPFH; from the coding sequence ATGTTACAACAAGCACGCACATTTATAACTGACATGTACAACGAATTAAACCTTGCAGAAGAGGCTTGTACCGAACGTCTCGCAAGTATTGAACGAGAAATCGCAGAAACAGGCACATATCGACATACCACAGAAGAATTAACATATGGTGCACGTGTCGCATGGCGCCAATCCAACCGCTGTATCGGACGATTATTTTGGGAGAAACTTACAGTCAAAGATGCACGAGATATCCAAGATGAAGATACTTTTATCAATGCAATTCATAACCATATTGAATATGCAACAAATGGTGGACGTATCAAACCAACAATAACGATTTTTGCACAATCGGACATCCCTGGTCCTAAAATTTTCAACAATCAACTCATTCGATATGCGGGCTATGCAGACAAAGGTGACCCAGCTGAGAGAGAAATCACACAACTCGCTGAACATTTGGGTTGGCGTGGAAAAGGGACTGACTTTGATATTTTGCCACTCATTTATCAACTGCCTAATCAACCAATAAAGTATCATACGTATCCAGAGTCTCTCATTATGGAAGTACCTATTCAACATAAAAATTATCCGAAAGTTTCAGCACTTGGTTTGAAATGGTATGCCGTACCCATTATCTCAAGTATGGATCTAAAAATCGGTGGCATTACTTATCCAACGGTCCCTTTTAATGGTTGGTACATGGTGAATGAAATTGCTGTGCGTAACTTTACTGATAGTTATCGTTACAATTTGTTAGAAACATTCGCAGAAGCAATGGGGTTTGATAACTTGCGCAACACATCCTTTAACAAAGATCGTGTGATGGTAGAAATCAATGACGCAGTCTATCAGTCTTTTCGACAAGCAGGTGTGTCAATGGTTGATCATCTCACCGCTTCCAAGCAGTTTGAACAATTTGAGCACAATGAAACACAACAAGGACGTACTGTCACTGGCAAATGGTCATGGCTTGCACCACCACTATCGCCGACACTGACATCAAACTATCATCACGGATACCGCAATGAAGTACGTGAACCGAACTTTTTTTACAAAGAAAAGACAACTTCAGGGTGTCCTTTCCACTAA
- a CDS encoding prephenate dehydratase domain-containing protein, producing the protein MNLYYLGPQGTFSYLAAKQYCDEQPQNNLVAKTQLYEVMTALLEDPTSRAIVPIENAIEGTINIVADTLVEQPFTVVDEVLLDITFGLYGKPEQALDDIQKVYSIGPAISQTQKFIHQHHLSYDYTTSTIAALDHIDEATGAIIPLGSGEVYGYVPLATHIEDYAHNQTRFLVLQHADFTTQESGDTCLLVITPKQDQPGLLASVLNTFALFHVNLSWIESRPLKTQLGMYRFFVQADCPSEHALNKIITILETLDFEIQSLGRFN; encoded by the coding sequence ATGAATCTCTATTACTTAGGCCCACAAGGCACATTTTCATACTTGGCAGCCAAACAATATTGTGATGAACAACCGCAGAACAATCTTGTCGCTAAAACACAACTTTATGAAGTGATGACTGCGCTATTAGAGGATCCTACAAGTCGAGCAATTGTTCCAATTGAAAATGCCATTGAAGGGACAATTAATATCGTGGCAGATACGCTTGTAGAACAGCCATTTACTGTGGTTGATGAAGTTCTCCTTGATATTACATTTGGTTTATATGGGAAGCCTGAACAAGCGTTAGATGATATACAAAAAGTCTATTCAATTGGTCCCGCAATCAGCCAAACACAGAAGTTCATTCATCAACATCACTTATCCTATGATTATACAACGAGTACGATTGCAGCCTTAGATCATATTGACGAAGCAACCGGCGCAATTATTCCGCTGGGTAGCGGTGAAGTCTATGGTTATGTGCCACTTGCGACTCATATAGAAGATTATGCACACAATCAAACACGCTTTCTCGTATTGCAACATGCTGATTTTACAACACAAGAGAGTGGCGACACTTGTTTACTCGTCATTACACCGAAACAAGATCAACCAGGGTTATTAGCAAGTGTCTTGAACACATTTGCACTCTTTCACGTCAACCTATCATGGATTGAATCTCGACCTTTAAAAACACAACTTGGTATGTATCGATTCTTCGTTCAAGCTGACTGTCCAAGCGAACATGCTTTAAATAAAATCATTACCATTTTAGAAACATTGGATTTTGAGATACAGTCATTAGGTCGCTTTAATTAA
- a CDS encoding glycoside hydrolase family 55 protein — protein MNVIKFGATTQNRWRDTMGIQRALNQAKKGPVTVYIPPGTYYIVKALKIYAGTTLILDEGATLLRKGRDALIKNGSSLRRYHHYDGNGYIRIRGGTFDMNGNEYPYNNTAMCLGHAREVEVEGVTVKNVVGGHGIDACGLDGVHIHDCQFLGFYDVNGDRSFSEAIQLDLFVKGAFPKFGRNDGTITKHVIIENCYFGNSQEGNMHAWNRAIGSHASRVNHFYETIVIENNVFDGMQDYALTPLKGKNIYIHHNVFNHCEGGIRYLGVHQGKNAWTLDGKTQVKQGGEGFFVLHNTFIDIGPKDTMHIRSHKDAPHTHVEILENTFTGNCAPITLTAIQDMTLQTDNNVPKTKEKQVMHKIQI, from the coding sequence ATGAATGTTATAAAATTTGGGGCAACGACACAAAATAGATGGCGAGACACGATGGGTATTCAACGTGCTTTGAATCAAGCGAAGAAAGGGCCAGTTACCGTATACATACCACCCGGAACGTACTATATCGTTAAGGCTTTAAAAATTTATGCAGGAACTACTTTGATTTTAGATGAAGGAGCTACGCTATTGCGTAAAGGACGAGATGCTTTAATTAAAAATGGCTCGAGTTTACGACGTTATCATCACTATGATGGTAACGGCTATATACGTATTCGTGGGGGAACTTTCGATATGAATGGCAATGAATATCCATACAACAATACGGCAATGTGTTTAGGTCATGCACGTGAAGTGGAAGTCGAAGGTGTCACAGTTAAAAATGTTGTCGGGGGACACGGCATTGATGCGTGCGGATTAGATGGCGTTCACATTCATGATTGTCAATTTCTCGGTTTTTACGATGTGAATGGGGATCGTTCATTCTCAGAAGCCATTCAATTAGATTTATTTGTGAAAGGGGCGTTTCCGAAGTTTGGGCGCAATGACGGAACGATTACGAAGCATGTCATCATTGAAAATTGTTACTTTGGGAATTCACAAGAAGGTAACATGCATGCGTGGAATCGTGCTATTGGCTCACACGCGAGTCGTGTGAATCATTTTTATGAGACAATCGTTATTGAAAATAATGTGTTCGATGGCATGCAAGATTATGCGTTAACCCCTTTAAAAGGGAAGAACATATACATTCATCATAATGTCTTTAACCACTGTGAAGGGGGTATTCGCTATTTGGGTGTGCACCAAGGTAAGAATGCGTGGACACTTGATGGGAAAACACAAGTCAAACAAGGGGGCGAAGGGTTTTTCGTACTTCACAATACATTTATTGATATTGGTCCTAAAGATACAATGCATATACGTAGTCACAAAGATGCACCACATACACATGTCGAAATATTAGAAAACACATTTACGGGGAACTGTGCGCCGATCACATTGACAGCGATTCAAGATATGACACTTCAGACGGATAACAATGTGCCTAAAACAAAAGAAAAACAAGTGATGCATAAAATACAAATTTAA
- a CDS encoding isochorismatase family cysteine hydrolase, giving the protein MTQRALLVVDYSYDFIAEDGKLTCGEAGQRIESFIVQRIQDYIAQDDNVFFLMDLHEENDPYHPETKLFPPHNIVRTPGRELYGEVKALYDTIQSKSNVHFIDKRRYDSFYGTSLDALLRERNIDTVEILGVCTDICVLHTAVSAYNLGYQLIIPTEGVASFNQVGHEWALSHFKDTLGAKVE; this is encoded by the coding sequence ATGACGCAACGTGCATTGCTAGTTGTAGACTATTCGTATGATTTTATTGCTGAAGATGGCAAGTTAACATGTGGTGAAGCAGGTCAACGTATTGAATCATTTATTGTACAACGTATTCAAGATTATATTGCTCAAGATGACAACGTCTTTTTCTTAATGGATTTGCACGAAGAGAATGACCCTTATCATCCGGAAACAAAGCTTTTCCCACCGCACAATATTGTTAGAACACCAGGGCGTGAATTGTACGGTGAAGTAAAAGCACTATATGACACAATTCAATCCAAAAGCAACGTGCACTTTATCGACAAACGTCGTTACGACTCTTTTTATGGTACATCGCTCGATGCATTGCTTAGAGAAAGAAATATTGACACCGTTGAAATTTTAGGTGTGTGTACAGACATATGCGTTCTTCATACCGCAGTGAGTGCCTATAATCTTGGATATCAACTGATTATTCCAACAGAAGGCGTCGCATCTTTTAATCAAGTTGGACACGAATGGGCATTATCACACTTTAAAGATACTTTAGGCGCAAAGGTAGAATAA
- a CDS encoding manganese-dependent inorganic pyrophosphatase produces MTTYIFGHQNPDTDAISSAIIMADFEQQNGNKEAKAFRLGDVSPETQYALDHFKVSAPELLTDDLTDQDVILVDHNEFQQSADTIDKAVIKHVIDHHRIANFETAGPLYYRAEPVGCTATILYKMYKEQGFEIRPEIAGLMISAIISDSLLFKSPTCTTQDVNAAKALAEIAGVDLYAYGLDMLKAGASTADKSEEALLDADAKSFSMGDYTVRIGQVNTVDIDEVFARQEALENAMNKASVDNGYDIFVLAITDIINSDSKILVVGAEKDTVASAFDTTLDNNTAFLPGVVSRKKQIVPPITTALTK; encoded by the coding sequence ATGACAACATATATTTTTGGTCATCAAAACCCAGACACTGATGCGATTTCATCAGCAATTATTATGGCAGACTTTGAACAACAAAATGGTAACAAAGAGGCAAAAGCATTTCGTTTAGGTGATGTAAGTCCTGAAACACAGTATGCGCTTGATCATTTTAAAGTTTCAGCACCAGAATTATTAACAGATGATTTAACAGATCAAGATGTGATTTTAGTCGATCACAATGAGTTCCAACAAAGTGCTGATACGATTGATAAAGCAGTTATCAAGCATGTGATCGACCACCACCGTATTGCGAACTTTGAAACAGCTGGTCCATTATACTATCGTGCTGAGCCTGTTGGCTGTACAGCAACAATTCTTTATAAAATGTACAAAGAACAAGGGTTTGAAATCCGTCCAGAAATTGCAGGTTTAATGATTTCAGCAATTATTTCTGACAGCTTATTATTCAAATCACCAACTTGCACGACACAAGATGTCAATGCAGCAAAAGCATTAGCAGAAATTGCAGGTGTTGACCTATATGCTTATGGTCTTGATATGTTAAAAGCAGGTGCATCTACTGCTGACAAATCTGAAGAAGCACTTTTAGATGCCGATGCAAAATCATTCAGCATGGGTGACTACACAGTGCGTATCGGACAAGTAAACACAGTCGATATTGACGAAGTATTCGCACGTCAAGAAGCACTTGAAAATGCGATGAACAAAGCAAGTGTTGACAACGGCTATGATATTTTCGTCCTTGCAATCACTGACATTATCAACAGTGACTCTAAAATCTTAGTAGTCGGTGCAGAAAAAGACACCGTAGCATCAGCATTTGATACAACGTTAGATAACAACACAGCATTCTTACCAGGTGTTGTATCACGTAAAAAACAAATCGTCCCACCTATTACAACAGCACTAACAAAATAA
- a CDS encoding GNAT family N-acetyltransferase — protein sequence MTYDIKETDNKFYIGEDVHAPQAEITFLYHDAQTINVNHTYVSPELRGGGVAKQLFNRVIEKAKHEDLKIIPTCSYVKLQFDRDASLESLRA from the coding sequence ATGACATACGATATTAAAGAAACAGACAATAAATTCTATATCGGAGAAGATGTTCACGCACCACAAGCAGAGATTACATTCCTTTATCATGACGCGCAGACAATCAATGTAAACCACACATATGTCTCTCCAGAATTACGTGGTGGCGGTGTGGCAAAGCAATTATTCAATCGTGTTATTGAAAAAGCAAAACATGAAGATTTGAAGATTATTCCAACATGTAGCTATGTTAAGTTACAATTTGATAGAGATGCATCACTTGAATCATTAAGAGCATAA